GATCGAGATCCATCAATGTGACCTGCCAGCCCATCTCGTCCTGGAAGCGCTGGACGATCGGCCATTGCACGCGGCAATAACCGCAGCTCGAACGCGAGAACATGACCAGCGCGAATTCCCGTGCCTGGCCGCGCAGATAGGCTTTGCGGATCGCGTCCTTTTGCGCTGTCATTTCCGATCGCGCATCGCCCACCATGGGATTGGCTGATTTGGAGTTGAGTTCAGGATGCTGGAGCATCGCGATCTGGGTGACCCCGGCGAAGGCCCGCGCCTTGCGCCGGGCAAAATCCTGGAGCCGCCAGAAATCAGCCACCGCATCGACCGTGAGGACAGTCGCGGCATAGTCGCGCTGCTCCTCGATCAGCTTGCGGATGCGCGGCGGTGTCCAACGTGCCAATTCCGCCATCGGTGGAATGTCCGGCTTCTTGACCTCTTCGGTGGGTTCCTCCTCCTTTGGCTTTGGCGCCTCATACCACCAATAGCCTTGCTGCGGACGCGGGGCGGCAGGACTTGCCTGGGCGGAGGCTGGAAGCGGCATCGCAGTGCCAAGGAGGGCGATTGCGAGAGACCGGGCGATCACAGGATGCGCTCCATGCGGGTCAGGCGCGCGATTGGCAGCAGCCCGAGATAGCGGCTGTCGAAGCCACGGGGATGGGGTGAGCCGACATAGGCCATGCCGGATGGGATGAGGCCACTCCAGCGCATATGGTCAAGCTTCAGGCCATTGTGCGCGAAGGGAAGGCTCTGCCCCAACAGCACGCCATTGCAATAATAGCGGCCGTCGAGGGTTCTGATCGCTTGGGAAGAAGGCGCTTCGATCAGGGTCAGGCGATCGCCGGGCAGGCAGAGCGCGTGCTTCGTCACCAATATGGGCTTTGGCCCGGCGATGGGATGGCGCAGGGTGAACATCACATAGTCGCCGCGCCGGATTGGCCCCGGCGCCTTGCGCACGGCCCATGCCTCGATCGATGGCGTCATGACAAGGGTCACCTGCGGTACCAGCAGCGCAGCGAACAGGGCGATCGGCAGCACGACCAGCATGGTCCACCAGAGCCGCCAGGGTCGCGGCGCATTGCTGGGGCCAGGCGCACCCAGCGCGATCGCCGCTTGGCGCGGCAAGCACCGCAGGCGCGGCCACAGACCGACCAGCGCCTTAACGAGGAGCCAGAAGAGCCTGAACATGGCGCACCTCCTCCTTGCCGCCTAGGCGGGCATATTCATCGAGCAAACCGGGAAGCGCGCTGTCGCCATAGACGATATGCGCGGCTGCCAGGCTATCATCGTCGCGCTCGCAATAAGCCTGGGTGGGATCGCCCGGGATCATCGCCAGCGCGGGCACGCGGGCAATGCCATGTTGGCGGAAGACGATCGGATCGACGATCAGCTGGACATTGCGCATGGTGCAGGATGGGCCTTCGCAGCCCGGATCGAGCCGCAGGATTTGCGCCGTCAGCCGTGCCATGGGGCCGACCTTCTTGAGGCCACCTGGCATCCCGCGAAACGCCATGACGCCGTGCGCCTTTTCCAGTTGGACGGCATAGGCTCGCAAGGTCGCAAGCGGCATGGATGAGGAAACAAACAGGACCGGCACCCAGCCTTTTACCTGCGTGGGCGCTGCTGCCTTGGCGATCGCCTGCTCCTCGGAAGGCTCCAGTCCCAGGGCCTTGCGCAAGGCGGCGGCCTGTCGCTCGCGCTCGGCGGCAAGGCTCGCATCGCCCCGGATTTTGGCGGCGCGGGCGCGCGCTTCCATGTCTGGCGCGGGCAAGCGCTTGCGCAGGTCCTCAAAGGCGCGACGGCGATCAGCAGGCCGGTCGACTATCGGCAGGCGAGGATCGGGAACGCGCGCCCCGTCATTCCTGGCCCTGGCAACGGTCCCTTCGAGGCGGTCCATGGCATCATGCCCTTGATCCTGGATGGATTGTCGGGCAGCGCCGCGAAGGGTGTCACTCGCGAAGCCGTGGGCGAATGCCCCAGTGGCGACACTGAACATCGTTACCATCGCCGCGCTACGGGCTAACGGTCTTGAGATACGCATTGATGCGATCCTCCATGTCTTGTCGGATGTCGGATTGGGCGCGGGCTTCGATGTCCGCATAATATTCGGAGAGGTCCATCTTGCTGAAATCCAGCGCCTGGAATTCTTCGGGCGTGAAGCCCCGGCACATCGGCTTCTTCGCCGTGCCCCAGAGATTACCGTTGAAGCTCCTGAGCTGGGGCCGGCCCTGTTCCTGGATGATGCGGCCAAGCTTGGTGTTGAAGCAGCAGGAGCTGATTGCCTTCTGGAGGCAGACTCCGAGGAAACTAGACGAGCAATAGCTGCCGACCTCATGGCACATGCCCGAGGAGCGCAGCATGGCCGCCTCCATGTCCTGTTGGTCACAGCCGGAGAACAGGAACTCCATCATGAAGTTGATGGCGAGGCTGATCGCGATCGATGTCGGATCAAGACCGACGATCAGCACATTGGCGCCCGCGCTTGCTGCCTGGCTCGCGGTTGCCCCCGCCTTGAACGCCACATAGGCCGCCTTCATGCCGGTGAAAACGCCCTTTGCGACGGCGATCTTGGTGCCGATCGAGGAGATGGACGAGCCCATGCCGTCCTTGACGATCTTGCCCTTGTCCTTGCAGCAATTGGCAAAGGTGGTGGAAAGGCCGGGCGGACGGCAGCGGAGGCCCCGGCCGGAGAAAATCTCGATCGTGCCCAGGCAATTGCCATCGGCATCGATGCCGCCATTGGACTCGCTGCCCGGATCATCGATCGGCGGCTCCTCCACGATGGGGTTGGACGCGACATCGGCGCACGCGTTGGGTGAGCAGGCTGGCGGTCCGCCATTGGCCGGTGCAAGGCAGGCATGTTGCGAACCCAGCGGACAGCTATATTGGCCCGCTGCATCGGCGACGCAGTCGACAGCCTGGATCGGGCAGAGCCAGGCACCACCGACGGTCGCCGTGCAGCTTGCCTGCTCGCCTTCATCGGCGGCATCGCCATTCTGGTTGAGGTCGGCCGCGCAGATCTGTTGCGCAAGCGCGGTGGCGGGGAGGGCGACGCTGAGGCCAAGCCCCAGGGCCAGCGCAAAGGCGGCGGCACTGGCGCGGCCATGCCAGGGGCGATGGCGCGAAACCGCGGTCATGGTGCGCTCTGCGTGCAGACCATGTCGGCCCCGGCAAGGCGCATGGATTGCATCATGACGACGGCTTCGGGGAAATCGTCGAGGCAGCCGCAGGCCGAGACGATCTCCTCACCGGGCCCTGTAGGACATTGATTATCGGTCGTGCAGGCATGGTAGAAGGTGTCCCAGCCCGCCGGATCATTCTGCTTCGTTCCCACGACGCCATCGGGCGCGACCGCGCTGTTCACCTTGGGCGCGCGGGTCTTGCAGATCGGCTCGCAGGCCGGCACCGATCCGCGATCGGGAAGACTAAAGGGCCTGGTCGTGGTCGTAACCGTGCCGTTGGACGCGCCGATCCGATCGGCCAGCAGGGATCCCGTAGAATGGTCGATGATATAAGCGCCGCGGCTGAGATCGGGTGTCGGCGCGTTGCCAAGATCGACGGCGCACTTATAGCGTCGGTCGCGCTCGAAGAAGTCGCGGGCATATTGGAATGTGCAACTCCCTGAACCGAAGCTGCGGGTCTGGGGCAGGGGTTTCAGCCCGGTATGGACGCCGTTCCGGAAGGTGACGACGCCGTCGACCGTTTCGCCATCGAGGTGGCAGGCAGGGTTGGCGGCATAGCCTGCGCACAGGTCCACCAGCCGCTCGCTGACCTCGCAGGCCGTATCGACCTGGATCTCGACAGTGACATAGCCCCAATTGCCGCCACCACCGCCGCGCACGCGCGCGCCGACGATGGTCGCGCCGGCCTTGAGCTGTGGAAGGATGTCGATGGCATTGCGGTTGTACCAGGGATCATCGCTGATCCGGCAGTCCCCCGAGGGCAGGGCTTCGCCGAGCCAGGGCCGCTTACCCGCATAGCCGACGATCTTCCCGTTGACCCGGCCCTGCACCCAGTCGTCCGCGCTCATTTCGACGATGCGGGCGGACTGGATACGCGAGGGCGCGAGTGGATCGAAGGTCGCGCTATAGATGGGCGGAACGCTGCCACAGCTTCCGGTCCCGCGAATCTGATATCGGCGGCAGCCCGTCCCGCAGCTGGTCACAGAGGCTATCGATCCGCGAACCGCAATGATGTCGTCATAGTCCCAGGATTTGACGGTGATCTCCCGGTCGATGGTGCAGCTTCGGCTTTCCTCCGCCTTGCCGCTGGCCGCCGCCGAGCCGGACAGCGCCTGGAATACACTGCTCGTCTGGGAGGCGGCGGTGGCGTCGCCGGTGATCGCAGCGGGGTTGGAGCGATAGCGGGTGGCGGTAACCGAAGGGTTGCCCGTGCAGGCGGTTGTTTGCGCGCCAGTATAACGGATGAGCGGGCCATCAATGATCGCCTGGGCAACGCCAATGCGCGGATCGGCGGTGGTGAGCGCGCCGATCGCGCCCCCGCCCAGATCCTTGAGGATCGAAGCCATATTGCCCCAGGCGAGATTGGTGCCGCAGCTGTTGTTGATGCAGTAGCACCCCGATAACTCGCTGAGTTCCACCTCGCTCAATTTGAGGTCGCCGCTGCTGCCGACCGCCCACTGAAATGGACGGCACTGGTTCCAACTGCCGGGCTGGCAGGAGATAATCCCGTTGACGCACACCCCCGACACCGGGACCGGCACGTTCAGACTTTCATCGAAAGCGCCGTCGAGATTCTTGTCGCGCGATATGCTGAGCGTTCCGATATCACCGGTCGACGAGGGCTGGGCGAGCAGTTCGAGCAAGGTCGCCGTCTTCTGGCAGGCGATATTGGGATTGAAACTCTTGCTGTTGTCGATCGTCGTGATCGGCTGCCCGGCAAGTCCGGGCGTCAGATAGTTCTTCTGGATGGCTTCACTGTCGCTGGACTTTGTGCGGGAGGCTTGCGCGGCTGACCGGGCACGCTCCTCCATCGTCTGGGCATGGGCATTGGGGACAAGCAGGGTGGCCAGCGCGGTCGCAAAGAAGGAACAGGCCGAGAGGGGGTGCCTGTACCATCCAGGGGTTATCGCGGCCGCGCTGGCCATGGATGGAGCGGCGCCGCGGGGGAGGCAAGGCGACGCCGCTCCTGTCGCGCACGCCGGCCACCGGCCGCAGGGGCCTTGGCGAACCAACCTTCGGATGGATTGGCCGGACGGTACGGGACATGGGGGAAGTGAACCGCTCATGGGACCGACATCCCGGCGCAGCAGATCACCTTTTCAAAGAGCATGAACTGGGCATTGTCCTTGCCCGGTGCATGTTTGGCCGACGACCAGAGCGCGCCGGGTCGGCCGATATTGACGCATTTGCCGCCCTTCACCGGCTCCATGATCTGGAGCTTGTAGCGGCTCTTGGTCCAGATCGGCTGCGGCTTGAACGAGCAGCCGTCGGCGGATGAAATGGTAAGTGCGCCGAGCCTGCCCATCATAAAGGTGCCGCGCGCAGCCAGGCCCGCCCAGGCTTCGACGCTGTCGTCGAAGTGGATGTCGCCCGCGATCGGATAGGTCGCGCCCCAGCTTCCCATGCACCAGAAGAGGGGATCGATGACCTTGCCGGCTGCCGCCGCCGCGCTGTCGCCCATGCAGGCCAGGCCCGCGGCAGGGTTACCGAACAAGATGCCCTCGGGCTGGATGATGGCGCCCAGCGTCCCGGACTGCCAGGTCGGCAGCACCTCGGTGATCATGGCGACATCGAAGCCGTCATTTTCCAGGCAGGGGAGATCGGTGAACATGTCGAGCATCGCCCAGACCGGCGAGATATAATAATGCATCTGGGCGAACATCTTGCGCGTGTTGGTGCCATCGGCGATCGAGGACTGGCTGCCTTGCAGTTTCCCGCCCGTCGGCATGAGGTCCGCCCCCAGCGCCATCATGCAGCCCGGTTCGGTCACGACATCGATCATCCGATTGGGCGACCAATAGGAGATTTTGACCCCGAACCAGAACTCCACCCCCTTGCGGCAGGCACATAGCGGCTTGGAGGCGGACTGCGCGTCCAGTTCCTTGTCGAGCTTGTCGAAGCTCCCGATCCGGACGCCACCGACCGTGATCGGAAAGATGCAGGTCCAGCGTACCTTGGTGATGGGATTGAAGATCGTGCCTGCTTCGCATTTGGACGCGTGCGCCGTGCCCGGCCAGGCAAGCGGGACGGCTCCTGCCAGCAGCAGCCCGATGAGGGCGAGGGATAGCCGCCGTTTCATGGGAGCATGCCCTTGGACAACAGCCGGCTTTTCGGGCCAAATTCGGTGAGGAGAAGCCGCGTGCCCGACTGGGCGACGATGACCGGCGCTACGGTAAGACCGAGCCGCTCCTTTACCCGTTCCTCCAAAATGTAGATGGCCCGGCCGGTCTTTTCGCTGAGATCGATGGCGTCGCGATTCTGGCCGCCGAGCGCGCTCAGCAAAATGAAATCGCTGGGCCGAGCAGTGCGCAGCGCCCAGCCAAGGTCGCGCGGATGGACCACGACGAGCCGCTGGGGCAGCTTCACATAGGTCAGCGGATTGAAGGTGAAGCCCTTGGGGTACAGCGTCTTCCCGTCCGGCAGGGTGATATCGAAGTCGAGCGTGTAGAAGGGAATGACGCTGCGCACCCGGTCTGCGGCAGCAACACCGAGCGAGGCGGCCTTCATCGCGGTCCAATTCTCGCGCGGGCCAAAGGATTTGCTGAGATCAGGCGGCAAGGTCGCGGCCTTTGCTTCGATTTCGGCGAGGGCATCAGGTTCCGCGATCGGCCAGGTACGGCCGATCGTGCTGCTGGTCTGCGCCGCAGTGACGGCCAGTAGCATCGGTGCGGCGATCGTGAGCGCAGAGACTGCCATCTCGCTCGATCTTTCCCAATTACCGATCATGGCGGAGCCTCCAATGCTTCCTGGGCGGTTCCGGCATTCCGATCAGCGCGGTGAGGAGGGCGGCCATGGCAATCAGCGTCATGATCGCGATCAGGGTTTCCGAGCCTTGGTCTGGCGTCGGCAAGAGCAGCAACAGGAGATTCTGGGTCAGCAACAGGAGCAGGCCGCCGATCGCGAGGCGGATGGCCGATTGCGATGGTGTCGTGGAAAGGAGGCCGTTCATGACCGTTTCCCCAGGCGAAGCCGCGCCATCATCCTGGCGGTGCCGGCCGAAAGGCTGAGGAGCAGCACACCGGTGGCGAGGCAGGAGGCTGAAATCATCAGCGCAGCGCGCAGGACCAGCATCGGGTTCTGCTTCAGAACCAGGCCGGCCACCAGCACGAGGAGGCCCATGATCACTGTCTCGATGACGACCAGGCGGAAGCGCCACTGGAAGGATTCCGCCTCGAACCGCTGGGCGATGCGCTGCTCAACGATGCGCTCGATCGCGTCATCGTCCGGCCACTCGATCCTGCACTTATCGGGGTTGGGCATGGGGTGTTCCATTATGATCACTCTGCGGCAAGGGGTGCCGGCGATGCCGAGCCAAGGATTTCGGACGGGTCGACGCCAGCGAGATGGCAGACCGCCTCCAGTGGAGACAGTCCCCGGCGAATCAGCGCCTCGAAGGCGGCGACTTCATCGGGCGCGGATGTATTGATCCAATAGGAGAAGGGATCGACAACCAGGCGAGCAATACCGAGGCCGAGTGGAGAGTCGATGAAGACTTCGCTATAGTTGGGCTTGGAGTTTCGAACGGACTTGAGAAGATCGAGAACGAACCCGGAATAGTCGAGGATCTTGTTGTCGACCGCCTTGTCGTAGGTCGAACCCTGCAACAGGAAGCGCGTCGCGGCATTTTCGAGGATCACCTGCCCGGTGCCGCCGAAGAGCAGCAGGTCATTGAGGCTTTGGAGCACGATCCCAAACGAGCCGCGATATTTACGCGCGCGTCGGTAGCCCTGGCCGAAGGCTTCGGCGAGGCGCGAGAGATCTTGCCCATCGGTGCGGGTCATGAACTGCGCGGCTTCATCGCACAGGACGAAGCGGGGCCGGTCGCGCGCCGAGAGGTAAAGCTCCTGCGTCACCGCGTTCACCACCACCATGACGATGACGTTGAACAGGTCCGGCATGGATTTCAGGCGCTCGAGCTCAAGGACGACGAATTCGTCCGAGCGGATGTCGAGCGTGGAAGGGCCGTTGAAATAATGGCCATAGGCCCCGCTCGACCCGAAATCGCGCAGGTTGAAGGCGAGTTCGCGGGCCACCGGGACCAGATGCTCGACCCGGTCAAGCTCACTGCCGGCATGGGCCGGATAGGTTCCCAGCCAATCCCGCACGGCGTCGATGCCATGGTCCGCCCGACCTCCATCGATCGTCCATTGCACGGCGGACTTGAGCAGGTTCCATTCGGAGGTCGTAACGCCTTTGCGGGTGGAGGCATTGGCCATTTCCGCGACGATCGCCACCGCCATGGTGATGGCCGACTGTTTGTCGTCGCCATCGAGGGCAAGGCCCATATCGAACGGATTGAGGACGAGATGCTCCTCGCCAATGTCGATATAGCGGCCCGAGCAGAGGGTGCAGAGCTTGCGGTAGCTGCCGCCAATATCGATGATGCGAATGAGCGCGCCGCAGGCAAAATATTGCTGGCAGAGATTATTGAGGAGGAAGCTCTTGCCCGCGCCGCTCTCGGCCGAGACGATGAAATTATAATTGTTGATCCGCGGATCGAAGAGGTCGAGCGTGATGAGCTGTCCCTTGCGGCCGGTGTAGAGCAGCGCCGGGCGGCCGCCACCCCGAAAGTCGGTCTGGACGGGCGCCATCAGCACGGCCGCCTTGAC
This region of Sphingobium sp. EM0848 genomic DNA includes:
- a CDS encoding TraU family protein, which encodes MKRRLSLALIGLLLAGAVPLAWPGTAHASKCEAGTIFNPITKVRWTCIFPITVGGVRIGSFDKLDKELDAQSASKPLCACRKGVEFWFGVKISYWSPNRMIDVVTEPGCMMALGADLMPTGGKLQGSQSSIADGTNTRKMFAQMHYYISPVWAMLDMFTDLPCLENDGFDVAMITEVLPTWQSGTLGAIIQPEGILFGNPAAGLACMGDSAAAAAGKVIDPLFWCMGSWGATYPIAGDIHFDDSVEAWAGLAARGTFMMGRLGALTISSADGCSFKPQPIWTKSRYKLQIMEPVKGGKCVNIGRPGALWSSAKHAPGKDNAQFMLFEKVICCAGMSVP
- a CDS encoding TraC family protein, whose amino-acid sequence is MSRASSNLSFSRLRNAVRRDSYSNHLPLVAWNPDSEAFLCIDDSWGHAWELIPTAYMFSHVQAALLGLLNIQFPDGTVLQIHTFADPLIDEALDAFLDLKTRNDPLIQASAQRTRDYLSRGRHGLKALHDIPVRNFRTLLSIKTRRPLGEDLRRQVEEQLSKLGIQRLAPEEMVAFYRRVFNGVANAAPGVFADGATVGAPPIAKQIIDAGPDLVFEGPEVFLGNQVARCLTPKAPARRITAERANRLLGGMRGSSEDSDQIGGPFLYTLNILFDHSQFEIHKRAQILSAQKAAGSFAIEVGKQIDEIGWILDEASNSRFVRVIPCLWVFGRDRAHARELAARAKRLWESEPLPFSMQEESYLNSTLLVMALPFGLYPDRSTLRMLERDFRMPVKAAVLMAPVQTDFRGGGRPALLYTGRKGQLITLDLFDPRINNYNFIVSAESGAGKSFLLNNLCQQYFACGALIRIIDIGGSYRKLCTLCSGRYIDIGEEHLVLNPFDMGLALDGDDKQSAITMAVAIVAEMANASTRKGVTTSEWNLLKSAVQWTIDGGRADHGIDAVRDWLGTYPAHAGSELDRVEHLVPVARELAFNLRDFGSSGAYGHYFNGPSTLDIRSDEFVVLELERLKSMPDLFNVIVMVVVNAVTQELYLSARDRPRFVLCDEAAQFMTRTDGQDLSRLAEAFGQGYRRARKYRGSFGIVLQSLNDLLLFGGTGQVILENAATRFLLQGSTYDKAVDNKILDYSGFVLDLLKSVRNSKPNYSEVFIDSPLGLGIARLVVDPFSYWINTSAPDEVAAFEALIRRGLSPLEAVCHLAGVDPSEILGSASPAPLAAE
- a CDS encoding S26 family signal peptidase translates to MFRLFWLLVKALVGLWPRLRCLPRQAAIALGAPGPSNAPRPWRLWWTMLVVLPIALFAALLVPQVTLVMTPSIEAWAVRKAPGPIRRGDYVMFTLRHPIAGPKPILVTKHALCLPGDRLTLIEAPSSQAIRTLDGRYYCNGVLLGQSLPFAHNGLKLDHMRWSGLIPSGMAYVGSPHPRGFDSRYLGLLPIARLTRMERIL
- a CDS encoding conjugal transfer protein TraF; the protein is MPLPASAQASPAAPRPQQGYWWYEAPKPKEEEPTEEVKKPDIPPMAELARWTPPRIRKLIEEQRDYAATVLTVDAVADFWRLQDFARRKARAFAGVTQIAMLQHPELNSKSANPMVGDARSEMTAQKDAIRKAYLRGQAREFALVMFSRSSCGYCRVQWPIVQRFQDEMGWQVTLMDLDRRPDVKERFGVEVTPTTMVIRRGSAQRMTIATGVEAYPTLAQMAYQAVRLLRGDIRPEQFMTGAGEEAGFFDALANGPVSATDPRVLGGDLLDTSNEEKP
- a CDS encoding type-F conjugative transfer system pilin assembly protein TrbC, translated to MDRLEGTVARARNDGARVPDPRLPIVDRPADRRRAFEDLRKRLPAPDMEARARAAKIRGDASLAAERERQAAALRKALGLEPSEEQAIAKAAAPTQVKGWVPVLFVSSSMPLATLRAYAVQLEKAHGVMAFRGMPGGLKKVGPMARLTAQILRLDPGCEGPSCTMRNVQLIVDPIVFRQHGIARVPALAMIPGDPTQAYCERDDDSLAAAHIVYGDSALPGLLDEYARLGGKEEVRHVQALLAPR
- the traN gene encoding conjugal transfer protein TraN yields the protein MTAVSRHRPWHGRASAAAFALALGLGLSVALPATALAQQICAADLNQNGDAADEGEQASCTATVGGAWLCPIQAVDCVADAAGQYSCPLGSQHACLAPANGGPPACSPNACADVASNPIVEEPPIDDPGSESNGGIDADGNCLGTIEIFSGRGLRCRPPGLSTTFANCCKDKGKIVKDGMGSSISSIGTKIAVAKGVFTGMKAAYVAFKAGATASQAASAGANVLIVGLDPTSIAISLAINFMMEFLFSGCDQQDMEAAMLRSSGMCHEVGSYCSSSFLGVCLQKAISSCCFNTKLGRIIQEQGRPQLRSFNGNLWGTAKKPMCRGFTPEEFQALDFSKMDLSEYYADIEARAQSDIRQDMEDRINAYLKTVSP
- a CDS encoding conjugal transfer protein TraW, encoding MAVSALTIAAPMLLAVTAAQTSSTIGRTWPIAEPDALAEIEAKAATLPPDLSKSFGPRENWTAMKAASLGVAAADRVRSVIPFYTLDFDITLPDGKTLYPKGFTFNPLTYVKLPQRLVVVHPRDLGWALRTARPSDFILLSALGGQNRDAIDLSEKTGRAIYILEERVKERLGLTVAPVIVAQSGTRLLLTEFGPKSRLLSKGMLP